Proteins encoded by one window of Dietzia sp. B32:
- a CDS encoding ABC transporter permease: MLGRLTVPARRLVVLLSTLILVSIVSFGLVEVAEGEAIDTILPQGATEVERAAVAAAYGLDGPLVTRYLDWLSSAVTGDLGRSIASRVPVWDELMTRLPVTIELAVLSTLLALVISVPIAVWAGYRSGGIVDRVSGALVSVTMAIPNFLLGLVLVFIFGVTLQAFPVSGWVPMSDGIPEHLSRLVLPVMTLAASQSVLFIRILRGDIAATIGEDFILAARARGIRTPAILVRHALRPSAFALLTVLGLSLGQLIGGTVIVEQLFGLPGMGQTLIAAINGRDIFVVQGAVLLVAVGYVLINTLVDLAYPLLDPRVRS; encoded by the coding sequence ATGCTTGGGCGTCTGACTGTGCCGGCACGACGGTTGGTCGTGCTGCTGTCGACACTGATACTCGTGTCGATCGTGTCATTCGGGCTGGTCGAGGTCGCCGAGGGTGAGGCCATCGACACGATCCTCCCGCAAGGGGCTACAGAAGTGGAACGTGCGGCGGTAGCAGCTGCGTACGGACTCGACGGCCCCCTCGTGACCCGCTACCTCGACTGGCTGAGCTCAGCTGTGACCGGCGACCTCGGCCGCTCGATCGCGAGCCGGGTCCCCGTCTGGGACGAGCTCATGACCCGCTTGCCGGTCACCATCGAACTGGCCGTCCTCTCGACGTTGCTGGCCTTGGTGATCTCGGTCCCGATCGCGGTATGGGCGGGTTATCGCTCGGGCGGGATCGTCGACCGGGTGAGCGGGGCGCTGGTGTCCGTGACGATGGCGATCCCGAACTTCCTGCTGGGCCTGGTGCTGGTGTTCATCTTCGGCGTCACCCTGCAGGCCTTCCCGGTGAGCGGGTGGGTGCCAATGTCCGACGGCATTCCAGAACACCTCTCCCGCCTGGTCCTTCCGGTGATGACGCTCGCGGCGAGTCAGTCCGTGCTGTTCATCCGAATCCTCCGCGGCGACATCGCCGCGACGATCGGTGAGGACTTCATCCTCGCGGCCCGCGCGCGGGGCATCCGGACCCCCGCGATCCTCGTCCGACACGCGCTACGACCGTCCGCGTTCGCGCTCCTCACGGTACTGGGGCTGTCTCTCGGCCAACTGATCGGCGGCACGGTGATCGTGGAGCAACTCTTCGGGCTGCCCGGAATGGGGCAGACCCTGATCGCCGCGATCAACGGGCGCGACATCTTCGTCGTCCAGGGCGCAGTGCTCCTGGTGGCGGTGGGCTATGTGCTCATCAACACCCTTGTCGACCTGGCTTATCCGCTTCTCGATCCGAGGGTGCGCTCATGA
- a CDS encoding ABC transporter permease, translating into MTITETTPVAAVADQTTKSAAATPKRRRPSIVTVLAIAWLAIIISAAVLADVLPLSDPGAVGTAYRAEPGSAGAILGTDALGRDLLSRVVHGARLSLSVAFGATAVAAVVGTAIGLFAGYLRGGADFATEILTSTVLAFPPLILLIALAAALDPSVRMLVIGLAIVGVPSFVRVARAATIAHASREYVQAAHTLGASTLRIVTRELLPNIVRPALSFALVIAATLVVAEGSLSFLGLGVPPPAPSWGGMIAQGQNDLARAPFIVAVPGIAFFLTVYSLNTLGDELSARFGKGDR; encoded by the coding sequence ATGACCATCACCGAAACCACGCCAGTAGCAGCGGTGGCCGATCAGACCACGAAAAGCGCCGCTGCCACACCTAAGCGACGTCGCCCGTCGATCGTCACCGTTCTGGCCATCGCCTGGCTCGCGATCATCATCTCAGCGGCCGTCCTCGCCGACGTGTTGCCGCTGTCCGATCCCGGGGCGGTGGGTACGGCGTACCGTGCCGAGCCCGGTTCGGCGGGCGCGATCCTCGGTACCGACGCACTCGGACGGGACCTGCTGTCACGGGTGGTCCACGGCGCCAGGCTCTCGCTGTCCGTGGCGTTCGGCGCGACGGCCGTCGCTGCAGTGGTGGGGACCGCTATCGGGCTTTTCGCCGGATACCTCAGGGGCGGGGCCGACTTCGCCACCGAGATCCTCACCTCGACGGTTCTGGCGTTCCCGCCACTCATCCTGCTCATCGCCTTGGCCGCGGCTCTCGATCCCAGCGTCCGGATGCTGGTGATCGGGTTGGCCATCGTCGGAGTACCGAGTTTCGTCCGCGTGGCGCGGGCGGCCACGATCGCCCACGCGAGCCGGGAGTACGTCCAGGCCGCGCACACCCTCGGTGCGTCCACCCTGCGGATCGTCACTCGCGAACTGCTGCCGAACATCGTGCGTCCCGCCCTGTCGTTCGCACTGGTGATCGCCGCGACCCTGGTGGTCGCCGAGGGTTCGCTCAGCTTCCTGGGGCTCGGTGTCCCGCCGCCAGCACCGAGCTGGGGCGGAATGATCGCGCAGGGTCAGAACGACCTGGCCCGAGCGCCCTTCATCGTCGCCGTGCCCGGGATCGCGTTCTTCCTCACCGTCTATTCGCTCAACACCCTCGGCGACGAACTCTCGGCACGTTTCGGCAAGGGGGACAGGTAG
- a CDS encoding ABC transporter ATP-binding protein, which yields MTTDLTINTRAATPQAEPAAEAATVLRIRDLRITFDTASGPLRAVDGVDLDLRAGTTLGIVGESGSGKSVLSRAAMGLLPKSARYGENSVIEFDGRRLYPDPPKGLSDLWGNEMALIFQDPMTSLTPVMTVGAQLVETLRRHLPLGRREARIRAVELLRRVGIADPEQRMRAYPHQMSGGMRQRVMIALSIACDPTLLFADEPTTALDVTVQRQILDLLGDLQSRLGTAMVLVTHDLGVVAGRADRIAVMYAGRIVETAPTRDLFHNLAHPYTSALLESIPQLDSPSGTRLKAIGGLPPRVVGEPSGCAFAPRCQRATDRCRSEVPSLLPLTPVRVDDGNDAERMPSAHPAGHLPVAGEDVHSVACHFPLTGEER from the coding sequence ATGACGACCGACCTGACGATCAACACCCGGGCGGCCACCCCGCAAGCGGAACCGGCCGCCGAGGCCGCGACGGTACTGCGGATCCGAGACCTCCGGATCACCTTCGACACCGCGTCCGGCCCGTTGCGAGCGGTGGACGGGGTCGATCTCGACCTCCGGGCCGGGACCACCCTCGGAATCGTGGGTGAGTCCGGGTCAGGAAAGTCCGTGCTCTCGCGAGCGGCGATGGGGTTACTTCCGAAGAGCGCACGCTACGGCGAGAACTCGGTCATCGAATTCGACGGCCGCCGGTTGTACCCCGATCCGCCGAAAGGCCTGTCGGACCTGTGGGGTAACGAGATGGCCCTGATCTTCCAGGACCCGATGACCTCGCTCACCCCGGTGATGACGGTCGGCGCCCAACTGGTCGAGACACTGCGCCGGCATCTACCGCTCGGCCGCCGGGAGGCGCGCATTCGTGCCGTCGAGTTGTTGCGCCGAGTGGGTATCGCGGATCCGGAACAGCGGATGCGCGCGTACCCCCACCAGATGTCGGGAGGTATGCGTCAGCGGGTGATGATCGCCCTGTCGATCGCGTGCGACCCCACACTGCTGTTCGCCGACGAGCCCACCACCGCGCTCGACGTGACAGTTCAGCGGCAGATCCTCGACCTGCTCGGTGATCTCCAGTCTCGACTCGGGACGGCGATGGTCCTCGTGACCCACGACCTCGGTGTGGTCGCGGGACGGGCCGACCGGATCGCCGTGATGTACGCGGGCCGGATAGTCGAGACAGCGCCCACGCGCGACTTGTTCCACAATCTCGCCCACCCGTACACCTCTGCGCTCCTGGAATCGATCCCGCAGTTGGACTCGCCCAGTGGTACGAGGTTGAAGGCCATCGGCGGGTTGCCGCCGCGCGTGGTGGGAGAACCTTCCGGATGCGCGTTCGCTCCGCGCTGTCAGCGCGCGACGGACCGGTGCCGCTCCGAGGTGCCGTCGCTGCTGCCCTTGACCCCGGTTCGGGTCGACGACGGCAACGACGCCGAGCGCATGCCGTCCGCCCACCCCGCGGGTCACCTCCCCGTCGCCGGCGAGGACGTGCACTCGGTGGCCTGCCACTTCCCGCTGACAGGAGAAGAACGATGA
- a CDS encoding ABC transporter ATP-binding protein, translating to MTGAPPLRIRDLTVQFNDGRGRVIHAVNGVDLEVPSGTTVGVVGESGCGKSTIAKTIAGLVTATAGSVEVFGDDVTRAGNNAEARARRRRCQMVFQDPISSLNPRRRVGDIVAEGPRIHGLEACGAQEGHTLEEHVDRMLRAVGIDPGVARDRRPGEFSGGQCQRISIARALAAGPELLICDEPVSALDVSVQAQVLNILADLREQFGLTMVFIAHDLAVVKNVSDRVVVMHLGAICEEAGSDSLFTAPRHPYTVGLMAAIPRPDPDAQMPEVAVLGDVGSPADLPPGCTYHPRCPLATDRCRTEVPGLRELAPGHRVACHHPVASGSDGIRPLSLTPISHSHTQN from the coding sequence ATGACCGGAGCACCGCCGCTGCGCATCCGAGATCTGACGGTTCAGTTCAACGACGGCCGGGGTCGGGTCATCCATGCCGTGAACGGGGTCGATCTCGAAGTGCCCTCGGGTACCACGGTCGGCGTCGTGGGAGAGTCCGGTTGCGGCAAGTCCACCATCGCCAAAACGATCGCCGGACTGGTCACGGCCACGGCCGGCTCGGTCGAGGTGTTCGGCGATGACGTCACCCGGGCGGGGAACAACGCCGAAGCCAGAGCTCGGCGTCGTCGTTGCCAGATGGTCTTCCAGGACCCGATCTCCAGCCTCAACCCACGTCGCCGCGTGGGCGACATCGTCGCCGAGGGGCCGCGGATACACGGACTTGAGGCCTGCGGCGCGCAGGAGGGACACACGCTGGAGGAGCACGTCGACCGGATGCTCCGCGCGGTCGGTATCGACCCGGGGGTCGCGCGCGACCGCCGCCCGGGCGAGTTCTCCGGTGGTCAGTGTCAGCGGATCTCCATCGCGAGAGCCCTGGCCGCCGGGCCGGAGTTGCTCATCTGCGACGAGCCGGTCTCGGCTCTCGACGTCTCGGTCCAGGCGCAGGTGCTCAACATCCTCGCCGACCTGCGCGAGCAGTTCGGGCTGACGATGGTGTTCATCGCACACGACCTCGCCGTGGTCAAGAACGTCTCCGACCGCGTGGTGGTGATGCACCTCGGCGCGATCTGCGAGGAAGCCGGTTCCGACTCCCTCTTCACCGCCCCGCGACACCCGTACACGGTGGGACTCATGGCAGCGATCCCGAGGCCGGACCCCGATGCGCAGATGCCCGAGGTGGCGGTCCTCGGTGACGTGGGTTCGCCTGCGGATCTGCCCCCGGGGTGCACCTATCACCCCCGGTGCCCGCTGGCGACCGACCGTTGTCGGACGGAGGTCCCCGGACTACGCGAGCTCGCGCCGGGGCACCGTGTCGCCTGTCACCACCCGGTGGCTTCCGGCAGCGACGGGATCCGACCACTCTCCCTGACCCCGATCTCCCATTCCCACACCCAGAATTGA
- a CDS encoding ABC transporter substrate-binding protein, translated as MRKSALARIVALGAAVSFVAACGQGGAQTDSSSGQPSFEKAFETAGPAPEGEPQAGGTVRFAYAAEPVSVDSVNCGSGMSWMACTAVYGGLVTFDPRTLEYGPGLAESYESEDGQQWEITLRPELTFTDGTPLDAEAVAFNWERAADPVSRNAARETVDSMEWEVRDDRTLVVTLDEVNYQFPSLLYTSLGMIGSPTAIREKGEDFAQNPVGAGPFVLDNWSRGTEMSFVRNDDYWDAPRPYLDKLVIVTIAQEQQRANALNSGDIDINTTTVPMTANELREAGRSEARMLNLAGSGIRFNMTEGPTTDERVRLAIAHAVNRAAIREAVWSTGAGPGTFAVEGGALFDPETTLPEYDPERAQEIVDEIRAENGGEDIVVEYSSLAGVSMMMEEGQLLKAQIEQIDGLTLEVVDHDAATYGTRVLGGEFEALSASMGLLLDPAALYSLHSGSNENLQGYSNPEYDRNIDLARATPDPQEQMKYSKEAVKHYVQDVAGIPWTPGATYWFHSGNIGGIAPGYNYYLRPDLLWRAD; from the coding sequence ATGCGCAAGTCAGCGTTAGCCCGGATCGTGGCACTCGGTGCCGCGGTCTCCTTCGTCGCCGCATGCGGCCAAGGTGGTGCCCAGACAGATTCCTCCTCCGGACAACCCTCCTTCGAGAAGGCGTTCGAGACCGCTGGTCCGGCCCCCGAGGGGGAACCGCAGGCGGGAGGAACCGTCCGCTTCGCCTACGCGGCGGAGCCAGTCTCCGTGGATTCGGTGAACTGCGGAAGCGGCATGAGCTGGATGGCCTGTACCGCGGTGTACGGCGGCCTGGTGACCTTCGACCCGCGGACGCTGGAGTACGGACCGGGGCTAGCCGAGAGTTACGAGTCGGAAGACGGTCAGCAGTGGGAGATCACCCTCCGACCTGAACTGACCTTCACTGACGGAACCCCGCTCGACGCGGAGGCGGTCGCCTTCAACTGGGAGCGGGCTGCCGACCCCGTCAGCCGGAACGCGGCTCGCGAGACGGTCGACTCGATGGAGTGGGAGGTCCGCGACGATCGCACCCTCGTGGTGACCCTGGACGAGGTCAACTACCAGTTCCCGTCCCTCCTATACACCTCGCTCGGCATGATCGGATCTCCGACCGCGATCCGCGAGAAAGGCGAGGACTTCGCCCAGAACCCGGTCGGGGCCGGCCCATTCGTCCTCGACAACTGGTCCCGGGGGACCGAGATGAGCTTCGTCCGCAACGACGATTACTGGGACGCGCCGCGGCCCTATCTGGACAAGCTGGTGATCGTCACGATCGCGCAGGAGCAGCAGCGCGCCAATGCCCTCAACAGTGGGGACATCGACATCAACACCACCACGGTGCCGATGACGGCCAACGAGCTTCGGGAGGCCGGGCGTTCCGAGGCCCGCATGCTCAACCTCGCCGGCTCCGGCATCCGGTTCAACATGACGGAGGGGCCGACGACCGATGAGCGGGTCCGCCTGGCGATCGCCCATGCCGTCAACCGGGCGGCGATCCGCGAGGCCGTGTGGTCCACCGGCGCCGGGCCGGGGACGTTCGCCGTGGAGGGCGGTGCGCTGTTCGACCCGGAGACCACTCTTCCCGAGTACGACCCGGAGCGCGCACAGGAGATCGTGGACGAGATCCGCGCGGAGAACGGTGGCGAGGACATCGTCGTGGAGTACAGCTCGCTCGCGGGCGTGTCAATGATGATGGAGGAGGGACAGCTACTCAAGGCCCAGATCGAACAGATCGACGGGCTCACTCTCGAGGTGGTCGACCATGACGCGGCGACGTACGGCACCCGTGTCCTCGGTGGCGAGTTCGAGGCCCTTTCCGCCAGCATGGGCCTGCTGCTGGACCCGGCGGCGCTCTACTCCCTGCACTCCGGCAGTAACGAGAATCTCCAAGGCTATTCGAACCCGGAGTACGACCGGAACATCGACCTGGCCCGAGCCACCCCGGACCCGCAGGAGCAGATGAAGTACTCGAAGGAGGCGGTGAAGCACTACGTCCAGGACGTGGCCGGCATCCCGTGGACGCCGGGCGCCACCTACTGGTTCCACAGCGGGAACATCGGCGGAATCGCTCCGGGTTACAACTACTACCTCCGCCCGGATCTGCTCTGGCGCGCCGACTGA
- a CDS encoding alpha/beta hydrolase, giving the protein MTSIPAAPSAGTHAWDPDIVAIIERMELAGAGPLHLLGVEGARAMLEAIRRPPGPDMSSVRDTGFEGPHGWVGVRIYTPPEVADEPAAPALVWYHGGGMVMGTLDSFDRLARDVAAATGAVLLNIDYRLAPEFRYPVGNDEAYAALCWAHEFAERLGLDPRRIGVGGDSAGGGLATATCLRARDEGGPAIAQQVLFYPGVERRRDRPSMREFGASPFLDAADIDWMKDLYLGPDPSHDDHYANPALANSLAGLPPAIIAVGHGDPIRDGVEQYGERMREDGVPTALLRYPGIGHGFAMQVASVARARTAVAEVGALVAARFADSP; this is encoded by the coding sequence ATGACGTCTATCCCCGCAGCCCCTTCGGCGGGCACCCACGCCTGGGACCCCGACATCGTCGCGATCATCGAGCGCATGGAACTCGCCGGCGCAGGTCCACTGCACCTACTGGGCGTCGAGGGCGCGAGGGCCATGCTCGAGGCGATCCGACGCCCACCCGGTCCGGATATGAGCTCGGTTCGTGACACCGGGTTCGAGGGCCCACACGGGTGGGTGGGGGTTCGCATCTACACCCCGCCCGAGGTGGCGGATGAACCGGCCGCGCCGGCACTCGTCTGGTACCACGGGGGCGGCATGGTCATGGGCACGCTCGATTCCTTCGACCGGCTGGCGCGGGACGTCGCGGCCGCGACCGGCGCGGTCCTCCTCAACATCGACTACCGTCTCGCCCCGGAGTTCCGGTACCCGGTCGGAAACGACGAGGCCTACGCGGCGCTGTGTTGGGCCCACGAATTCGCCGAGCGCCTCGGCCTCGACCCCCGTCGCATCGGGGTCGGCGGGGACAGCGCCGGCGGCGGTCTGGCCACCGCGACCTGCCTCCGCGCCCGAGACGAAGGCGGTCCCGCCATCGCACAACAAGTGCTGTTCTACCCGGGTGTCGAACGGCGCCGCGATCGTCCGTCCATGCGCGAATTCGGCGCGAGTCCATTTCTCGACGCCGCGGACATCGATTGGATGAAGGACCTCTACCTGGGTCCGGACCCCTCACACGACGACCATTACGCCAATCCCGCTCTCGCCAACTCGCTGGCCGGACTGCCGCCGGCCATCATCGCGGTCGGTCACGGCGATCCGATCCGCGACGGTGTCGAACAGTACGGCGAGCGCATGCGGGAGGACGGTGTCCCGACGGCCCTGCTGCGGTACCCCGGAATCGGACACGGGTTCGCGATGCAGGTCGCGTCGGTAGCCCGTGCGCGCACCGCGGTGGCCGAGGTGGGCGCCCTGGTCGCCGCGCGGTTCGCCGATTCTCCGTAG
- a CDS encoding nuclear transport factor 2 family protein yields MGGELAELLGAWWFHYDEWDEKRLRGLVTDDVRFTCRTDSGTTDYEEFVRVDAVGVDEVMAWQRDHRRGSPYPLRHNGSNVHVTATTGGVVEFASYIFVTKTVDGRPLALSSGTASGKVVRTEVGWRIAQLDIVLDTTDSQQYGDLVADDQLESRA; encoded by the coding sequence ATGGGGGGCGAACTCGCCGAGCTGCTGGGTGCGTGGTGGTTCCACTACGACGAGTGGGATGAGAAGCGGCTCCGCGGATTGGTGACGGACGACGTGAGGTTCACGTGCCGGACAGACAGTGGCACGACCGACTACGAGGAGTTCGTCCGTGTCGACGCCGTCGGTGTGGACGAGGTCATGGCATGGCAGCGGGATCATCGCCGGGGCAGTCCGTACCCACTGCGTCACAACGGCTCCAACGTGCATGTCACCGCCACGACGGGCGGCGTCGTCGAGTTCGCCTCGTACATCTTCGTCACGAAGACCGTCGATGGGCGCCCTCTAGCGCTGTCGTCGGGCACGGCCAGCGGAAAGGTGGTTCGCACCGAGGTCGGTTGGAGGATCGCCCAGCTCGACATCGTCCTCGACACCACCGACTCGCAGCAGTACGGCGATCTGGTAGCAGACGACCAGCTCGAGTCGAGGGCCTGA
- a CDS encoding IclR family transcriptional regulator, with amino-acid sequence MTSVQEAPSAVGDAPTAVLDRLALVLDAFDGSGALSLAEVVERTGLPRSSAHRMLDRLVQLSWLRRRGRKYSLGLRLVELGSLAVRQDDVYEAALEPLRQLYRATGMVVHLAVLDGDDVVLLEKLGGRLSSLVPTRVGGRLPAARTALGNAILAFSGRNAPGDEQIRTRRFAIERNAVAPGFGCIAVPIGPVVDAASAISVCGPTRDLFADSRMVTPVQLAAGAIWRNLAAGSAVTPVMQRRNLLSSLPTAASVRAEF; translated from the coding sequence ATGACAAGTGTGCAAGAGGCGCCGAGCGCTGTCGGTGATGCTCCCACCGCTGTACTGGATCGGCTCGCCCTGGTACTCGACGCGTTCGACGGGAGCGGGGCCCTGAGCCTCGCCGAGGTTGTCGAACGGACCGGGCTGCCACGGTCCTCGGCCCACCGTATGCTCGACCGGCTCGTCCAGCTCAGCTGGCTACGACGCCGCGGGCGGAAATACAGTCTCGGCCTCCGGCTCGTGGAGCTCGGGTCGTTGGCGGTCCGCCAGGATGACGTCTACGAGGCCGCACTGGAGCCGTTGCGCCAGCTCTATCGTGCCACGGGGATGGTGGTCCACCTCGCGGTGCTCGACGGCGACGACGTGGTCTTACTGGAGAAGTTGGGCGGCAGGCTCTCGTCGCTCGTGCCGACCAGGGTCGGCGGCCGGCTGCCTGCGGCGCGGACGGCGCTGGGGAACGCCATTCTGGCCTTCTCCGGCCGCAACGCGCCGGGCGATGAGCAGATCCGGACGCGTCGGTTCGCGATCGAGCGGAACGCGGTGGCGCCCGGGTTCGGCTGTATCGCCGTGCCCATCGGTCCGGTCGTCGATGCGGCCTCGGCGATCTCCGTCTGCGGACCGACGCGGGATCTGTTCGCCGACTCCCGAATGGTCACGCCGGTTCAGTTGGCCGCAGGTGCGATCTGGCGGAATCTGGCGGCGGGGTCCGCAGTCACACCCGTCATGCAACGTCGTAACCTGCTGAGCTCGCTGCCCACCGCGGCCAGCGTCCGGGCGGAATTCTGA